The segment AGCGATAGACCTCATATAAAATGTCCGCTAGTACAAGGAGAGATTTATGCAAGGATAGCGCTGGATTTGTAGCAGCAAGCATACTAGCCTCCCGAAAATTTTTAGCTAATGTTGTAAAGGATAGTTGCTGTAACTTTTGATATTGCTTTTGTAGCACTTCATTATGTATAACGATAACAATCACCTCTTTCATCAAATGTTCTTCCTTCATATATCGGAAAAATCGCCATTTTATTGATATGTTTTCATGGTATTCATCAGTTGAATTGTTAGTATTACATGATACTATTTGATATAAGGAAAATGCATACAACCTGTCAGCCTATAGGTGGAGGAGAAAAATGAAAAATATTGCAGCTATTATTCCAGCATATAATCCACAACAGTCACTTATTACTTTTGTCCATCAGTTATTAACAACAACGATTACACAAATTATTATTGTGGATGATGGCAGTGATGCAAAATATAAAGGTATTTTTGATGAGTTAAAACAAATAGATGGCTGCCAAGTCCTTCATCACGATTTCAATATTGGAAAGGGTGGTGCACTGAAGACAGCGTTTGCTTATATACAGGGACATAGAAAGATGTTTCAAGGTGTTCTTACTGTAGGAGCACATGGTCAGCATACATTACAAGATGTTAAGCTTGTCTTAACAATGACAAAGGTATTTTCAGAAGGAATTGTGCTAGGTGTTCGTAATTTTCACTCCACTGATAGTACATTTTTTTCCTATTGGGGAAACCGTGCAACAACATTGCTTTTTGAACTACTGTACCATCGAAAATTAATGGATACACAAACTGGTTTACGTTATATTTCG is part of the Lysinibacillus sp. FSL K6-0232 genome and harbors:
- a CDS encoding glycosyltransferase, which codes for MKNIAAIIPAYNPQQSLITFVHQLLTTTITQIIIVDDGSDAKYKGIFDELKQIDGCQVLHHDFNIGKGGALKTAFAYIQGHRKMFQGVLTVGAHGQHTLQDVKLVLTMTKVFSEGIVLGVRNFHSTDSTFFSYWGNRATTLLFELLYHRKLMDTQTGLRYISINELPWLIKVKGERYDYDTNMLIAALKRKCPIFEVEIGQLRIKKNTIIQYDEVANAGTIITKMLMNYLKPRI